In the genome of Manis javanica isolate MJ-LG chromosome 17, MJ_LKY, whole genome shotgun sequence, one region contains:
- the CDC42EP5 gene encoding cdc42 effector protein 5 has product MPVLKQPGPVQPKKRPERGALTISAPLGDFRHTLHVGRGGDAFGDTSFLSRHGSEPPPEPRPPPSGTPRSVPPSAVPQPPPPALRAPADPLLSFHLDLGPSMLDAVLGVMDAERPGAAATKSDLDLGSGAQHPRACCRPNGDVELDDVIGL; this is encoded by the coding sequence ATGCCGGTGCTGAAGCAGCCGGGACCCGTGCAGCCCAAGAAGCGACCCGAGCGCGGCGCCCTGACCATCTCGGCGCCGCTCGGCGACTTCCGGCACACGCTGCACGTGGGGCGCGGCGGCGACGCCTTCGGGGACACGTCGTTCCTGAGCCGCCACGGCAGCGAGCCGCCGCCTGAGCCCCGCCCTCCGCCCTCTGGGACCCCGCGCTCCGTGCCGCCCTCCGCCGTGCCGCAGCCTCCGCCCCCCGCACTCCGCGCGCCCGCTGACCCGCTGCTGTCCTTCCACCTGGATTTGGGCCCCTCCATGCTGGATGCAGTGCTGGGCGTCATGGACGCGGAGCGCCCGGGCGCCGCCGCCACCAAGTCCGACTTGGACCTTGGCTCCGGGGCGCAGCACCCCAGAGCCTGTTGTCGCCCCAACGGGGACGTCGAGCTGGATGATGTCATCGGCCTGTAG
- the LENG9 gene encoding leukocyte receptor cluster member 9, which translates to MAAAVGLEPPVEAPVAEPAPPPACRFFLEGRCRFGARCRQPHPGAPEPPSREARAEAGAKKPPLRTAEAVIHRIRWDPHLDPADFSVGYFDRFLGVREEPFSAFCWDEPLAALGPGVLAVPQHRVRYFRFRGRLVWDRASRTDCVFGSGSAQGRGPTILDALGGEDAHGPVDALVGRDTHETGDALVGDHARGAEAAQHEAATPYGVGTGACSEQVQAGLRNALAVDGGGLEVARSLLTVSKSRKRDVGVASAQAFLWTEPATTARTVECQALAASGWPRGLPNREAEWDPEVWPENSTEAPMAEATGPRQPRPTHFVALMVTDPGLQAGVAKAQEELVRTEPSCAAFTVPAQALHLTLALLRLAGPGQLTATVSALRHVLSDPGLQVPPRLRFRCLVRQGHRVLYAPPSPSLEGMAQALNQRLEAEGLRVLQSPGGLHPHLTLAKVPRGSPVCLPTTGLSQRQELGSQALGKLWLCRMGRAGDTYQPLAEVPLE; encoded by the coding sequence ATGGCCGCGGCCGTAGGGCTAGAGCCGCCCGTGGAGGCCCCCGTTGCGGAGCCAGCGCCTCCGCCAGCCTGCCGCTTCTTCCTGGAGGGCCGCTGCCGCTTCGGGGCCCGGTGCCGCCAGCCTCATCCTGGGGCGCCGGAGCCGCCAAGCCGCGAGGCCCGGGCGGAGGCCGGGGCCAAGAAGCCGCCACTGCGCACGGCCGAGGCTGTCATCCACCGCATCCGCTGGGACCCGCACCTCGACCCAGCAGACTTCTCGGTGGGCTACTTTGACCGATTCCTGGGCGTGCGCGAGGAACCCTTCAGCGCCTTCTGCTGGGACGAGCCGCTGGCAGCTCTGGGGCCCGGAGTCCTGGCCGTGCCGCAGCACCGGGTGCGCTACTTCCGCTTTCGCGGCCGCCTCGTGTGGGACCGCGCCTCGCGCACCGACTGCGTCTTCGGCTCGGGCTCGGCGCAGGGCCGTGGGCCCACCATCCTGGACGCGCTGGGTGGCGAGGACGCGCACGGACCTGTAGACGCGCTCGTGGGCAGGGACACACACGAGACAGGAGATGCGCTAGTTGGCGACCATGCACGTGGAGCCGAAGCCGCACAGCACGAGGCCGCGACACCTTATGGCGTCGGAACAGGAGCGTGCAGTGAGCAGGTCCAGGCTGGGCTCCGGAATGCCTTGGCTGTAGACGGCGGCGGCCTCGAGGTCGCGCGCTCGTTGCTGACAGTTTCTAAGTCCCGGAAGCGGGACGTGGGCGTGGCTAGCGCCCAAGCTTTTCTGTGGACTGAGCCAGCCACCACTGCCAGGACCGTGGAGTGCCAGGCCCTGGCAGCCTCGGGGTGGCCCAGAGGCCTCCCTAATAGAGAAGCGGAGTGGGATCCAGAGGTCTGGCCTGAGAACAGCACAGAGGCCCCCATGGCTGAGGCCACTGGCCCTCGCCAGCCCCGACCCACCCATTTTGTGGCCCTGATGGTGACAGACCCTGGGCTGCAGGCAGGAGTGGCCAAGGCCCAGGAAGAACTGGTTCGCACCGAGCCATCCTGTGCTGCGTTCACGGTACCTGCACAGGCCCTGCACCTGACACTGGCCCTGCTTCGACTGGCAGGGCCCGGGCAGCTGACGGCTACAGTCAGTGCACTGAGGCACGTGCTCTCGGACCCCGGGCTTCAGGTACCCCCAAGACTGAGGTTTAGGTGCCTGGTGCGTCAGGGCCACCGTGTGCTCTATgcccccccctccccctccctagAAGGTATGGCCCAAGCACTGAACCAAAGGCTGGAGGCCGAGGGGCTCAGAGTGCTACAGTCCCCAGGGGGGCTGCACCCCCACCTCACCTTAGCCAAGGTGCCCCGGGGTTCCCCAGTCTGCCTCCCCACAACTGGGCTCAGCCAGAGGCAGGAACTGgggagccaggccctggggaaacTCTGGCTGTGCCGCATGGGCAGAGCAGGGGACACGTACCAGCCCCTTGCTGAGGTCCCCCTGGAGTGA